AGTTTCATTAGAgccaagaaatttataccttaagtgCGGTGGAAATGGCTTGAGCTCAAGTTGTGGCGGCTCGATAATTGAAGGCTTAGCAGGAGGGGTGACTCTATTCTCTAAGTCAAGGGAAAGCTTCTTTGATGCATAAGTGTAGGACCCAAACCCTTCCAACGCATTCATCGATTCCATGTATCCTTCCATGTCTTCACCATTAAAATTTACCAAAATAGCCGCCAATGCCTCACCAAGGCATTCCTCTTCTATCTTTACCTCGACTGCATCCTCTACCTCATCAACAACATCAATGACTGAGATAATTTCGTATGTATGTGGCAATTTCATACCTTTACTCGCTTGAAAGGTAACCTCTTCGTCATTAACTCGGAACATGATCTCATTTCGTTTCGAATCCGTGAGTGCTCTCCTGGTAGCAAGGAATGGTCTCCCCAAGATGATAGGGATTTCTTTATCAACAACACAATCGAAGATAACAAAGTCGGTAGGAGAAACTTGCCCACTTTCACAAGAAGATCATTAATAATCCCCACCGGTCGCTTTATTGAATGgtcggccatttgcaacctcatattTGTAGGCCTAGGCATACCTAATCCCGCTTTATTGTAAATAG
This sequence is a window from Nicotiana tomentosiformis chromosome 5, ASM39032v3, whole genome shotgun sequence. Protein-coding genes within it:
- the LOC138892830 gene encoding uncharacterized protein, with protein sequence MSGFAKYLKDLITKKRTTNNEVVNVTHRVSSIIATTTIQKKEDPGAFIIPCTIGLCNFARALCDNGTSINLMPLAIYNKAGLGMPRPTNMRLQMADHSIKRPVGIINDLLVKVGKRALTDSKRNEIMFRVNDEEVTFQASKGMKLPHTYEIISVIDVVDEVEDAVEVKIEEECLGEALAAILVNFNGEDMEGYMESMNALEGFGSYTYASKKLSLDLENRVTPPAKPSIIEPPQLELKPFPPHLRYKFLGSNETTCNCFFFVE